From the genome of Pelobacter propionicus DSM 2379, one region includes:
- a CDS encoding sigma-54-dependent transcriptional regulator codes for MTLTRILVADDEESMRWVLSKALKRKGFTVDLADDGRQALALIQENSYDLAILDIKMPGMSGLDLLDRIREMKSDLLVVIMTAEASMKNAVEAMKRGAYDYITKPFDLDVIDAIVEKVGRAREIAGQVSLLKQELKEHYQVEKNIIGNSAAMQSIYKTIGKVADSDITILIQGESGTGKEMVARAIHFNSGRLGKPFVAINCAAIPRDLLESELFGSERGAFTGASERKQGKFEQANQGTIFLDEIGDMPLDLQAKILRVLQEHEVTRVGGTQSIAVNVRIVAATNQELQERVRQREFREDLYYRLNVVPITLAPLRERRDDIPELVRYFLDRTCTELSIPPKQLTPEAMALLSRHSWPGNVRELENTIKRAVILSNDPMLTEADFDGLQPEGEETAMTPQDASLEAIVEAKLRSCLTGIEKLDKSDIHAKVLQQVERPLIRFILEKTRWNQVKAADILGINRNTLRKKIHDLEIELKRG; via the coding sequence ATGACACTTACCAGAATCCTGGTGGCCGACGACGAAGAGAGCATGCGCTGGGTTCTTTCCAAGGCCCTGAAGAGGAAGGGCTTCACCGTCGACCTTGCCGACGACGGCCGACAGGCCCTGGCGCTGATCCAGGAGAACAGCTACGACCTGGCCATCCTGGACATCAAGATGCCCGGCATGAGCGGCCTCGATCTGCTGGACCGCATCCGCGAGATGAAGAGCGACCTGCTGGTGGTGATCATGACCGCCGAGGCCAGCATGAAGAACGCCGTGGAGGCCATGAAGCGCGGTGCCTACGACTACATCACCAAGCCCTTCGACCTGGACGTCATCGACGCCATCGTGGAAAAGGTCGGGCGGGCGCGGGAGATAGCCGGCCAGGTGTCCCTGCTCAAGCAGGAGCTGAAGGAACACTACCAGGTGGAGAAGAACATCATCGGCAACTCGGCCGCCATGCAGAGTATCTACAAGACCATTGGCAAAGTGGCTGACAGCGACATTACCATCCTGATCCAGGGAGAGTCGGGCACCGGCAAGGAGATGGTGGCCCGGGCCATACATTTCAACTCAGGCCGACTGGGCAAGCCATTCGTGGCCATCAACTGCGCCGCCATTCCCCGCGACCTCCTGGAGAGCGAGCTGTTCGGCTCGGAGAGGGGTGCCTTCACCGGGGCCAGCGAGCGCAAGCAGGGCAAATTCGAGCAGGCCAACCAGGGGACGATCTTCTTGGACGAGATCGGCGACATGCCGCTGGACCTGCAGGCCAAGATCCTGCGCGTGCTCCAGGAGCACGAGGTTACCCGGGTGGGCGGAACCCAGAGCATAGCGGTGAACGTGCGCATCGTTGCCGCCACCAATCAGGAGTTGCAGGAGCGGGTCCGCCAGCGGGAGTTCCGCGAGGACCTGTACTACCGCCTGAACGTGGTCCCCATCACCCTGGCCCCTTTGCGGGAGCGGCGCGACGACATCCCGGAGCTGGTGCGCTACTTTCTGGACCGGACCTGCACGGAGCTCTCCATACCGCCCAAGCAGCTCACCCCCGAAGCTATGGCCCTGCTGTCCAGGCATTCCTGGCCAGGCAACGTGCGTGAGCTGGAGAACACCATCAAGCGCGCCGTGATCCTCTCCAACGACCCCATGCTGACCGAGGCCGATTTCGACGGCCTGCAACCGGAGGGGGAGGAGACGGCAATGACTCCACAGGATGCCTCGCTGGAGGCCATAGTGGAGGCAAAGCTGAGGAGTTGCCTGACTGGCATCGAAAAGCTGGACAAGAGCGACATCCACGCCAAGGTGCTGCAGCAGGTGGAACGCCCCCTGATCCGCTTTATCCTGGAAAAGACGCGCTGGAACCAGGTCAAGGCGGCCGACATCCTGGGCATCAACCGCAACACCCTGCGCAAGAAGATCCACGATCTGGAGATAGAACTGAAACGGGGCTGA
- the gatA gene encoding Asp-tRNA(Asn)/Glu-tRNA(Gln) amidotransferase subunit GatA: MDLFDLTLHELHAKLKSKEVSSREATSAMLDRIAELEPRINAFITVTPERALAEAEAADRRIAAGEADVLTGIPLAVKDIFLTEGTLTTCGSRILNNFIPPYSATSFEKLKQRGMVLLGKLNQDEFAMGSSNESSASGPCRNPWNTDCIPGGSSGGSAAAIAARQATVTLGTDTGGSIRQPASHCGCVGLKPTYGRVSRYGVIAYASSLDQVGPLTRDVTDCAIMLGALAGHDPKDSTSVDRPVPDYQAALTNDIRGLRIGLPREYFIEGLDPDVQASMDQAIETYRRLGAEFTEISLPHTDYAVASYYLIATAEASANLARYDGVRFGHRAEQAEGLLEMYSRSRSQGFGSEVKRRIMLGTYALSSGYYDAYYLKAQKVRTLIMADFIQAFEGVDLILTPVAPTPAFRIGEKVNDPLQMYLSDIFTIPVNLAGTCAMSLPAGISGQGLPIGVQLIGKPFGEETILRAAHAFEQATEWHSLRAPL, encoded by the coding sequence ATGGATCTTTTCGACCTCACCCTACATGAACTGCACGCAAAACTGAAGAGCAAAGAGGTTTCCTCCCGCGAGGCGACTTCGGCCATGCTGGACCGCATCGCGGAACTGGAACCCCGGATCAACGCGTTCATCACCGTCACGCCGGAACGCGCCCTGGCCGAGGCCGAGGCGGCGGACCGGCGCATCGCGGCGGGTGAGGCGGACGTCCTGACCGGCATACCGCTGGCAGTCAAGGATATCTTCCTCACCGAAGGGACGCTCACCACCTGCGGTTCCCGTATCCTCAACAATTTTATCCCCCCCTACAGCGCAACCTCCTTCGAGAAGCTGAAGCAGCGGGGGATGGTCCTGCTGGGAAAACTGAACCAGGACGAGTTTGCCATGGGATCGTCCAACGAGTCCAGCGCTTCCGGCCCGTGCCGCAACCCCTGGAACACGGACTGCATCCCGGGAGGCTCTTCGGGCGGTTCGGCCGCGGCAATCGCGGCCCGCCAGGCCACGGTCACCCTGGGCACGGATACCGGCGGTTCCATCCGCCAACCGGCCTCCCACTGCGGCTGCGTGGGGCTCAAACCGACCTACGGCCGGGTCTCGCGCTACGGCGTGATCGCCTACGCCTCCTCCCTGGACCAGGTAGGGCCGCTAACCCGGGATGTCACCGACTGCGCCATCATGCTCGGCGCCTTGGCCGGCCACGACCCCAAGGACTCAACCAGCGTCGACAGGCCGGTTCCCGATTACCAGGCTGCCCTGACCAACGACATCAGGGGGCTCAGGATCGGCCTGCCCAGGGAATACTTCATCGAGGGGCTCGACCCGGACGTCCAGGCATCCATGGACCAAGCCATCGAGACCTACCGCCGCCTGGGAGCCGAGTTCACTGAGATATCCCTCCCCCACACCGACTATGCCGTGGCCAGCTACTACCTGATAGCCACCGCCGAGGCAAGCGCCAACCTGGCCCGCTACGACGGCGTCCGCTTCGGCCATCGCGCCGAGCAGGCCGAGGGGCTGCTGGAGATGTACTCCCGGAGCCGCAGCCAGGGCTTCGGCAGCGAGGTCAAACGCCGCATCATGCTGGGAACCTACGCCCTCTCCTCCGGCTACTACGACGCTTACTACCTCAAGGCCCAAAAGGTGCGGACTCTGATCATGGCCGACTTCATCCAGGCCTTCGAGGGAGTCGACCTAATCCTGACCCCTGTTGCCCCCACACCGGCCTTCAGGATCGGAGAAAAGGTCAACGATCCCCTGCAGATGTACCTCTCCGACATTTTCACCATTCCGGTCAACCTGGCAGGGACCTGCGCCATGTCACTGCCGGCCGGCATCAGCGGGCAGGGTTTGCCCATCGGCGTACAGTTGATCGGCAAGCCGTTCGGCGAGGAGACCATCCTGCGGGCGGCCCACGCCTTCGAGCAAGCCACCGAATGGCACAGCCTGAGGGCGCCGCTGTAG
- the rplM gene encoding 50S ribosomal protein L13, with the protein MKTEVAKIENVKRDWYLVDAQEMVLGRLASQIANILRGKNKAIYTPSVDTGDFVIVVNAEKIALTGRKLADKSYYSHSGFPGGLKEISAGKLLEKKPEELIKRAVKGMLPKNKLSRHMLKKLKIYAGSSHPHDAQQPKVLAL; encoded by the coding sequence ATGAAAACCGAAGTTGCAAAAATCGAAAACGTTAAGCGTGATTGGTATCTGGTGGATGCTCAGGAGATGGTGCTGGGAAGGCTCGCCTCCCAGATTGCGAACATCCTGCGCGGCAAGAACAAGGCAATCTATACCCCCAGCGTGGACACCGGTGACTTTGTCATCGTGGTGAACGCTGAAAAGATCGCCCTCACCGGCCGCAAGTTGGCGGACAAGTCCTACTACAGCCACTCCGGTTTTCCCGGTGGCCTGAAGGAAATCTCCGCGGGCAAGCTCCTGGAGAAGAAACCTGAGGAGCTGATCAAGAGGGCTGTCAAGGGCATGCTTCCCAAGAACAAGCTCTCCCGCCACATGCTCAAGAAGCTGAAGATCTATGCGGGTAGCAGTCATCCCCATGATGCGCAGCAGCCCAAGGTTCTGGCACTTTAA
- a CDS encoding two-component system sensor histidine kinase NtrB, protein MNLPDSREENQIPLDDYYATVIDSVGDGVLVINREGLITLCNPAAEEITGLSRRHALGASFRKLFSHEATLLEMVNKTTRTGVTISDHENVVVRGMARVTPVAVTCYPLMRANGENIGAILTLKDITYIRELEAAVRQADRLSTLGTLAAGLAHEVKNPLGGIKGAAQLLEQELAAESELLEYTRVMIRETERIDRIIRELLELASPRGLKLAPVNLHRILGDILLLQKQAVADRQISFVTHFDPSIPDIMADREMLTRLFLNLIRNAIDAIAESGQLTVTSRVLSDYRLAQNQRRSRMVAVDIADDGPGIPGADLENIWTPFFSSKSTGTGLGLTICHKIVSEHRGMIKVESDPGHGTKFTVLLPLVQ, encoded by the coding sequence ATGAACCTACCTGACTCACGAGAAGAAAACCAGATTCCGCTGGATGACTACTACGCCACGGTCATCGACAGCGTCGGCGACGGCGTGCTGGTCATCAACCGCGAGGGGCTGATCACGCTCTGCAATCCGGCTGCCGAGGAGATCACCGGCCTCTCCCGGCGCCACGCCCTGGGCGCCAGCTTCCGGAAGCTCTTCTCCCATGAGGCCACGCTCCTGGAGATGGTCAACAAGACCACCCGCACCGGCGTCACCATATCCGACCATGAAAACGTCGTCGTGCGCGGCATGGCCAGGGTCACCCCGGTGGCGGTCACCTGCTACCCCCTGATGCGCGCCAACGGCGAGAACATCGGCGCCATCCTGACCCTCAAGGACATCACCTATATCCGCGAACTGGAGGCGGCGGTGCGCCAGGCGGACCGCCTCTCCACTTTGGGCACCCTGGCCGCCGGACTGGCCCATGAGGTAAAGAACCCCCTGGGCGGCATCAAGGGGGCGGCCCAACTGCTGGAGCAGGAACTGGCCGCGGAGAGCGAACTTCTGGAGTACACCCGGGTGATGATCCGTGAAACGGAGCGCATCGACCGTATCATCAGGGAACTCCTGGAACTTGCCTCGCCACGGGGCCTGAAGCTGGCTCCAGTCAACCTGCACCGCATACTGGGGGACATCCTGCTGCTGCAGAAGCAGGCGGTGGCGGATCGCCAGATCTCATTCGTGACCCATTTCGATCCCAGCATCCCCGACATCATGGCCGACAGAGAGATGCTGACCAGGCTGTTTCTGAACCTGATCCGCAACGCCATCGACGCCATTGCCGAATCCGGGCAACTGACCGTGACCAGCCGCGTCCTGTCCGACTACCGTCTGGCCCAGAACCAACGGCGTTCACGCATGGTTGCGGTGGATATCGCCGACGATGGCCCCGGCATTCCCGGCGCTGACCTGGAAAACATCTGGACCCCCTTTTTCAGCAGCAAATCCACCGGCACCGGACTGGGGCTTACCATCTGCCACAAGATCGTGTCGGAACATCGCGGCATGATCAAGGTGGAGTCAGATCCGGGCCACGGCACCAAGTTCACGGTTCTGCTGCCGCTGGTGCAGTAG
- the argC gene encoding N-acetyl-gamma-glutamyl-phosphate reductase codes for MLNVAIVGASGYTGLELLRILYAHPQVAVTCVTSERSAGKRIDEVFPTLRDRCSLVLENLEPVRVSQKADLIFTALPHKAAMAVMPTFMELGKTVIDLSADYRLSDAEVYGAWYEPHLNPELLKSAVYGLPEIRRESIRGKKLVANPGCYPTSITLGLAPLLKNGMIDLKSIIADSASGVTGAGRGAKVDSLYCEVNEGYKAYGVGGVHRHTPEIEQELSLLAGEKVTLTFTPHLVPMDRGILSTIYATPLKGVTTEELNELYRNFYAEEPFVRVLPLGSLPSTAFVRGSNFCDIAPVVDKRTGRVIVVSAIDNLMKGASGQAVQNMNIVCGFYESAGLSGLALFP; via the coding sequence ATGCTTAACGTAGCAATCGTCGGAGCCAGCGGTTATACCGGCCTGGAACTGCTCCGTATCCTCTACGCCCATCCGCAGGTTGCGGTGACCTGCGTAACTTCGGAGCGGAGCGCCGGGAAGCGTATCGACGAGGTCTTTCCCACCCTGAGGGATCGTTGCAGCCTGGTGCTGGAGAATCTGGAGCCGGTGCGGGTCTCCCAGAAGGCCGACCTGATCTTCACGGCACTGCCCCACAAGGCGGCCATGGCTGTGATGCCTACCTTCATGGAGTTGGGCAAGACGGTCATCGACCTGTCGGCCGATTACCGCCTCAGCGATGCCGAGGTCTACGGTGCCTGGTACGAGCCGCACCTGAATCCCGAATTGCTGAAGAGCGCCGTGTACGGCCTGCCCGAGATCAGGCGGGAGAGCATTCGCGGGAAGAAGCTGGTGGCCAACCCCGGTTGCTACCCCACCAGCATCACCCTGGGACTGGCGCCGCTGCTGAAAAACGGCATGATCGATCTGAAGAGCATCATCGCCGATTCCGCCTCGGGAGTGACCGGCGCGGGACGGGGAGCCAAGGTGGATTCGCTGTACTGCGAGGTGAACGAGGGATACAAGGCCTACGGCGTGGGTGGCGTGCATCGCCACACTCCCGAGATCGAGCAGGAACTGTCCCTGCTTGCCGGGGAAAAGGTGACCCTCACCTTCACTCCCCATCTGGTGCCCATGGACCGGGGCATCCTTTCCACCATCTATGCCACCCCCCTGAAGGGTGTCACCACCGAGGAGCTGAACGAGTTGTACCGCAACTTCTACGCCGAGGAGCCGTTCGTGCGGGTGCTGCCCCTGGGCAGCCTCCCCTCCACCGCCTTCGTGCGCGGGTCCAATTTCTGCGACATAGCGCCGGTTGTGGACAAGCGCACCGGCAGGGTCATCGTCGTATCGGCCATCGACAATCTGATGAAGGGGGCCTCCGGTCAGGCGGTGCAGAACATGAATATCGTCTGCGGCTTCTATGAATCCGCCGGCCTGAGCGGATTGGCGCTCTTCCCCTGA
- a CDS encoding biotin/lipoyl-containing protein — MQLTLTIDSKKYVVDVEIVEGEEVRMPAAAPVPAATISSQPVTPIVPVATAPAADGLPDDKVCRSPIAGVVFKVTSEVGQEIKQDDLLLVLEAMKMETNITAHVAGKIKAIHVSPGEAVKNGQVLVEFE; from the coding sequence GTGCAGCTAACCTTAACAATAGACTCGAAAAAATACGTCGTAGACGTTGAAATCGTCGAAGGCGAAGAAGTCCGCATGCCGGCGGCCGCGCCGGTTCCCGCCGCCACCATCAGCTCCCAGCCGGTGACCCCGATTGTTCCGGTCGCCACCGCGCCTGCCGCCGACGGCCTGCCGGACGACAAGGTCTGCCGCAGCCCCATCGCCGGCGTTGTCTTCAAGGTCACCAGCGAAGTGGGCCAGGAGATCAAGCAGGACGACCTGCTGTTGGTGCTTGAGGCCATGAAGATGGAGACCAACATCACGGCGCATGTGGCCGGCAAGATCAAGGCCATCCACGTAAGCCCGGGCGAGGCCGTGAAGAACGGCCAGGTCCTGGTGGAATTCGAATAG
- the rpsI gene encoding 30S ribosomal protein S9, whose protein sequence is MAAESFYGTGKRKSSVARVWLKPGSGAITVNKKTLDDYFGRETSKMVVRQSLELTENVGKFDVFVTVQGGGDSGQAGAIRHGITKALLEADAELRGTLKKAGFITRDSRVKERKKYGRKAARARFQFSKR, encoded by the coding sequence ATGGCAGCAGAAAGCTTTTACGGAACAGGCAAGCGCAAAAGCTCGGTAGCCAGGGTATGGCTCAAGCCGGGCAGCGGCGCGATAACCGTCAACAAAAAAACGCTGGACGATTACTTCGGTCGCGAGACATCGAAGATGGTGGTTCGCCAGTCCCTGGAACTGACCGAGAATGTGGGCAAGTTCGACGTATTCGTCACCGTTCAGGGTGGCGGCGACTCAGGTCAGGCCGGTGCCATCAGGCACGGCATCACCAAGGCGCTGCTGGAGGCTGATGCCGAGCTGCGCGGCACGCTGAAAAAAGCCGGATTCATCACCCGCGACTCCCGCGTCAAGGAGCGTAAGAAATACGGCCGCAAGGCAGCGCGCGCCCGCTTCCAGTTCTCCAAGCGTTAA
- a CDS encoding methylmalonyl-CoA carboxytransferase subunit 5S: MDKIIDITELALRDAHQSLIATRLGIEDMTGICEELDNAGYWSIECWGGATFDSCIRYLNEDPWERLRTFKKLMPKTKLQMLLRGQNLLGYRHYQDEVVERFVDKSAENGMDVYRIFDALNDLRNLETSIKAVKKAGKHAQGTISYTVSPIHTTALFVDQAKRLQDMGVDSICIKDMAALIKPQPAYDLVKGIKEACPGLRVQLHAHSTTGVTLVSLMKAIEAGVDCVDTAVSSMSLGPGHNPTESLIEMLEGTGYTTKVDLDRVLKAKLYFSKTLGRYKQFLSAVTGVETEIFKSQIPGGMLSNLESQLNQQGAGDRLTEVLEEVPRVRKDTGYVPLVTPSSQIVGTQAVLNVLMGKYKVLTGEFADIMLGYYGASPGDKNMEIVAKAQDHAKKEPITCRPADLLDPEWAKLRAEAEALEGNDGSDEDVLTYAMFPQVAAKFFATRAEGPMNLGKDPEEGAVDAATAAEHQGKITGPITYAVTLEGQKHKVVVAPYKK; encoded by the coding sequence ATGGATAAGATCATCGACATAACCGAACTTGCCCTGCGGGATGCTCACCAGAGCCTCATCGCCACCCGTCTTGGTATCGAGGACATGACCGGCATCTGTGAAGAGCTTGACAACGCCGGGTACTGGTCAATCGAATGCTGGGGTGGAGCCACCTTCGACTCCTGCATCCGCTACCTGAACGAGGATCCGTGGGAGCGTCTGCGCACCTTCAAGAAGCTGATGCCCAAGACCAAGCTTCAGATGCTGCTTCGCGGCCAGAACCTGCTTGGCTACCGCCACTACCAGGACGAAGTGGTTGAGCGTTTCGTGGACAAGTCGGCCGAGAACGGCATGGACGTGTACCGCATCTTCGACGCCCTGAACGACCTGCGCAACCTTGAGACCTCCATCAAGGCGGTCAAGAAAGCCGGCAAGCACGCCCAGGGCACCATCAGCTACACGGTCAGCCCGATCCACACCACCGCCCTGTTCGTGGACCAGGCCAAGCGCCTGCAGGACATGGGCGTTGACTCCATCTGCATCAAGGACATGGCCGCCCTGATCAAGCCGCAGCCGGCCTATGACCTGGTCAAGGGGATCAAGGAAGCCTGCCCCGGCCTGCGCGTCCAGCTGCATGCCCACTCCACCACCGGCGTCACCCTGGTCAGCCTGATGAAAGCCATCGAAGCCGGCGTGGACTGCGTGGACACCGCCGTCAGCTCCATGAGCTTGGGACCTGGCCACAACCCCACCGAGAGCCTGATCGAAATGCTGGAAGGCACCGGCTACACCACCAAAGTTGACCTGGACCGGGTCCTCAAGGCCAAACTGTACTTCTCCAAGACCCTTGGCCGCTACAAGCAGTTCCTCTCCGCCGTCACCGGCGTCGAGACCGAAATCTTCAAGAGCCAGATCCCGGGCGGCATGCTCTCCAACCTGGAAAGCCAGCTCAACCAGCAGGGCGCCGGCGACCGCCTCACCGAAGTTCTGGAAGAAGTACCGCGCGTTCGCAAGGACACCGGCTATGTACCGCTGGTCACCCCCAGCAGCCAGATCGTCGGCACCCAGGCCGTCCTCAACGTCCTGATGGGCAAATACAAGGTCCTCACCGGCGAATTCGCCGACATCATGCTCGGCTACTACGGCGCCAGCCCCGGCGACAAGAACATGGAAATCGTTGCCAAGGCCCAGGATCATGCCAAGAAAGAGCCGATCACCTGCCGCCCCGCCGACCTGCTCGATCCTGAATGGGCAAAACTGAGAGCTGAAGCAGAAGCACTGGAAGGCAACGACGGTAGCGACGAAGACGTGCTCACCTACGCCATGTTCCCCCAGGTAGCCGCCAAATTCTTCGCCACCCGCGCAGAAGGCCCGATGAACCTGGGCAAGGACCCGGAAGAAGGCGCCGTCGACGCAGCCACCGCTGCCGAGCACCAGGGCAAGATCACCGGCCCGATCACCTATGCCGTCACCCTGGAAGGGCAGAAACACAAGGTAGTCGTCGCCCCGTACAAAAAGTAA
- the gatC gene encoding Asp-tRNA(Asn)/Glu-tRNA(Gln) amidotransferase subunit GatC, translated as MKITIADVEHVARLARLELSDEEKQLFAGQMDTILGYVDKLKELNTDGIQPTSHAVPMENAFREDQTRPSIGTAKALANAPDPVLGFFRVPKVIE; from the coding sequence ATGAAGATTACCATCGCCGATGTGGAACACGTTGCCCGCCTGGCCAGACTGGAACTGAGCGACGAAGAGAAGCAACTCTTTGCCGGTCAGATGGACACCATCCTCGGCTATGTCGATAAGCTGAAGGAGCTGAATACCGACGGCATTCAGCCCACCTCCCACGCCGTCCCCATGGAGAACGCCTTCCGGGAGGACCAGACCCGCCCATCCATCGGCACCGCGAAGGCCCTGGCCAATGCGCCGGATCCGGTTCTGGGGTTCTTCCGCGTCCCTAAGGTTATCGAATAA
- a CDS encoding acyl-CoA carboxylase subunit beta, translated as MAITIEDRIQELNDKKAEIALGGGRARIEKQHAAGSMTARERLDYMLDQDSFLESGMYAKHRCTYFGMEGKVLPAEGVVTGAGTIDGRLVHVASQDFTVAGGAVGEVHADKIVRAMEDALKTGSPCVVINDSGGARIQEGNHSLGGYGRIFYANVKASGVIPQISIIAGPCAGGAVYSPALTDFIIQTKSARMFITGPAVIKAVTGEVVSAEDLGGPQVHMNTSGVIHFVAEDDKHALDITRRLLSFLPSNNLEDPPQLEAEETILPNKALNNIVPLDPKLRYDVRDVIVNIFDKGDFMEIQAGYATNIVIGFARLQGRTVGVIANQPNAMAGVLDINCSDKAARFIRFCNAFNIPLITFVDTPGFMPGVQQEYGGIIRHGAKMLFAYSAATVPKLTVELRKSYGGANLAMCAKDLGADRVLAWPTAEIAVMGAEGAVDVIFRKELKEAADPKAKRQELIDEYRENFANPFAAAACNQVDDVIEPAYTRRELAMALDILYRKRELRPAKKHGLIPL; from the coding sequence ATGGCAATCACAATAGAGGATAGAATCCAGGAACTCAACGACAAGAAGGCCGAGATCGCCCTTGGTGGCGGTCGCGCCCGAATTGAGAAACAGCACGCCGCCGGCAGCATGACCGCCCGTGAGCGTCTCGACTACATGCTGGACCAGGACAGCTTCCTGGAGAGCGGCATGTACGCCAAGCACCGCTGCACCTACTTCGGCATGGAAGGCAAAGTCCTGCCTGCCGAAGGTGTCGTCACCGGCGCCGGCACCATCGACGGCCGCCTCGTGCACGTAGCCAGCCAGGACTTCACCGTCGCCGGCGGCGCCGTGGGCGAAGTCCACGCCGACAAGATCGTGCGGGCCATGGAAGACGCCCTCAAGACCGGCTCTCCCTGCGTCGTCATCAACGACTCCGGCGGGGCGCGCATCCAGGAAGGTAACCACAGCCTGGGTGGCTACGGCCGCATCTTCTACGCCAACGTCAAGGCCTCCGGCGTCATCCCCCAGATCTCCATCATCGCCGGTCCCTGCGCCGGTGGCGCCGTGTACAGCCCGGCTCTCACCGACTTCATCATCCAGACCAAGAGCGCCCGCATGTTCATCACCGGCCCTGCCGTCATCAAGGCCGTCACCGGTGAAGTGGTCAGCGCCGAAGACCTGGGTGGGCCGCAGGTTCACATGAACACCTCCGGCGTCATCCACTTCGTCGCCGAAGACGACAAGCACGCCCTGGACATCACCCGCAGGCTGCTCTCCTTCCTGCCCAGCAACAACCTGGAAGATCCTCCCCAGCTGGAAGCGGAAGAGACCATCCTGCCCAACAAGGCTCTCAACAACATCGTACCGCTGGATCCCAAACTGCGTTACGACGTCCGTGACGTCATTGTCAACATCTTTGACAAGGGCGACTTCATGGAGATCCAGGCCGGCTACGCCACCAACATCGTCATCGGCTTTGCCCGCCTGCAGGGTCGCACCGTCGGCGTCATCGCCAACCAGCCCAACGCCATGGCCGGCGTCCTGGACATCAACTGCTCCGACAAGGCTGCCCGCTTCATCCGTTTCTGCAACGCCTTCAACATCCCGCTGATCACCTTCGTCGACACCCCCGGCTTCATGCCCGGTGTCCAGCAGGAATACGGCGGCATCATCCGTCACGGCGCCAAGATGCTCTTCGCCTACTCCGCCGCCACCGTACCCAAGCTCACCGTCGAGCTGCGTAAATCCTACGGCGGCGCCAATCTGGCCATGTGCGCCAAAGACCTGGGCGCCGACCGCGTCCTGGCCTGGCCCACCGCCGAGATCGCCGTCATGGGTGCCGAAGGCGCCGTCGACGTCATCTTCCGTAAAGAGCTCAAAGAAGCTGCCGATCCCAAGGCCAAGCGCCAGGAACTCATCGACGAATACCGCGAGAACTTTGCCAACCCGTTTGCCGCCGCCGCCTGCAACCAGGTGGACGACGTCATCGAACCGGCGTACACCCGTCGCGAACTGGCCATGGCCCTCGACATCCTCTACCGCAAACGCGAGCTGCGTCCGGCCAAGAAGCACGGCCTGATTCCGCTGTAA